The stretch of DNA gagagtaggggagattcaaacgagaggacatgatttgagagttagggggcaaaagtttaagggaaacacgagggggtatttctttactcagggagtgatagctgtgtggaatgagcttcctgtagaagtagtagaggccagttcagttgtgtcatttaaggtaaaattggataggtatatggacaggaaaggagtggagggttatgggctgagtgcgggtaggtgggactaggtgagattaagagttgggcacggactaggagggccggaatggcctgtttccgtgctgtgattgttatatgttttgataatctgtgcctgtactcacaggaatctagaagaatgagggagaatcgTATAGAAacacattgaatgttgaaaagcctagatagcgTTGatatgagaggatgtttccaataatggaggAATCTAGAAGCAGACCACACCCTCAATACAAAGATGCCCCtctagaatagagatgagaaatttctttagtcagaaggtgatcAATCAATGCGTTTCTTTGGCATGAAGACAGTCAGTAGGGTCTCTTTCGCAAAATGTTCATTTatattcagaggcctgggtggacGAGTTCTTTTCAGTAAATACGGTCGGTTCCACAGGGTAAACGTACCTTTGTAGACAGTCAGAGACCTGTATAGCTGtaccgcggagagcattctgacaggctgcatctgtctggtgtggaggggctactgcacagcaccgaaagaagctgctgatagtacccaggacatctttagggagcggtgctcataaaggcagcgtccattattaaagacctccaacacccagggcatgcccttttctcactgttaccgtcaggcaggagatacagaagcctgaaggcacacactcagccattcaggaacagcttcttcccctctgtcatccgattcctaaatggacattgaagctttggataaTACCTCACTTTTCCAATATACAGTTTCTCTgactttgcacatttttaaaatagtgTATTCAGTATACGTAACTAATTTACTTGTTTTTCCATTAtgtgttattttatttattattatttttctctctctgctagattatgtattgcattgaactgctgctgctaagttaacaaatttcacgtcacatgccggtgataataaacttgattctgaaatgTAAAACGCAAATGTTATTTTTCTGTGAGGCGATGGGAATCGCTCATGAAGCAACGAACAGGCGATGTTCCCGCCTTCTGCACACCGGAACGGTCCGGGGTCAACCCGCAATGTGGAACCCAGACAACGCGGTTCTGGGTGATGAAGAGCGGAGTCGTTCAGTGGTCGGAGATTAAATTCTCCCTCTCGGGGCTGACTCCGGAAGTTCATTTCACGACTCTGCGCCTAGTGAACCCGCTGACTCTCTGCAAGGGGAGAGAGCTACATTcggtcggctgagaggggaaaacgAGCCGGGACTGAAACGAACCGGTTTCCCTGCAGATTTATATTGGTTTATCTGCCGGAAGAAACATGTCGAGGCACTAACAGATGCAGGATATCAAACGGACGGAAAACACCCGCCGCTCAGCCCTTCCACAGACATTGTGAGTGGCTCTGAAAAGAGCCTTTGGGTAAATAGATTCAGCTTACGTCGCTTCACTTACTGGCAGCGCCGGTTTTCTTGGGCAACAGGACGGCCTGGATGTTGGGTAACACACCGCCCTGAGCGATAGTCACCCCTCCCAGCAGCTTGTTCAGCTCCTCGTCGTTGCGGACGGCCAGCTGCAGGTGTCGGGGGATGATGCGGGTCTTCTTATTGTCCCGGGCCGCGTTACCGGCCAATTCGAGGATTTCGGCCGTCAGATActcgagcacagcagccagaTAGACCGGGGCTCCGGCACCCACCCGCTCGGCATAGTTGCCCTTtctcaggagtctgtgaacccggCCGACCGGGAACTGCAGTCCAGCCCGAGACGAGCGAGATTTGGCCTTGGACCGAGCTTTGCCAGCGCCGCCTTTTCCACGTCCAGACATTTCCACAGTCACAGTCCTACTCAAGCGAGAATGAAGGAATGTTCATACAGCCCAAGCTCGCCTTTTTTATATCCTCTTTGAGAATGCAAACTGATGTTTGTGATTGGTGTGATCCTGCTTATTCTCATTGGTGAAGAGAAATGCTCCAATCGAAGAGCTGGTTAATCACCAATCAGCAGTCCGTAAAGGTAGAAGCGCGGAAAATAACCGTCTCCTCCCCAAAGTGCACTGAAATCTGGAAGAAAGCCCGCCAAAAAATAAATCTATTGTTCAAATTTAATTTCAAGTTAAATAATTGCAGTTCTGTTTTAAGATTGGGTCTTCGCATTTCCCTCTGTTACTGAAACCGGGCACATTTGATTTAAGTGTAGTTGATATTGGAGTGTCTGGGAACTCAATTCTCTAATTTCTTTCAACACGTAACGGAACCGAATAAAACGGACCCTCAGCTTCTGCCCGCGGTCGGTCTCTGTGCGAACGATATCAGGTTCTGGAAAACAACTCTTCTCAAACTTTGACCAGAGTATAGTCTGCAATTTTATAAAGTTATTATATGAAAGAGCCATcagaaggaaatctgcagatgctggaaattcaaacaacacacacaaaatgctggtggaacacagcaggccaggcaacatctataataAACAGTGTCGACGCTTCTCCATATGAAAGAGTCATGATGTCTTTCAGGCTCGAGTTGAAATGAGATTCAGGAGTTACCCAACTGGAACCAACAAACTCCAGAAGCCACAAATAAAACAACGGCAGCAATCCTCCGCTTGGCATGGATACCGAGTGGGACGGActgatggggaagggaggggtaACAATTCCTTGTCAGTTCAGTGGGAGCATACTAAAACCGCGATTTAGCTGTTGTAAAAGTCACCAGACATAAAGTATGTGTAATTTATTACCTAAATGCTAGTACAACTCTTTCATTGAAATTGTGagtggctcttaaaagagccGTTTTGTTTTCGATCATCTCACTGGGGGGCTTTACTTGGAGCTGGTGTACTTGGTCACCGCCTTTGTCCCTTCGGACACGGCGTGCTTGGCCAGCTCCCCGGGCAGCAGCAGGCGCACGGCGGTCTGGATCTCCCGGGAGCTGATGGTGGACCGCTTGTTGTAATGGGCCAGGCGGGAAGCCTCACCCGCGATGCGCTCGAAAATATCGCTCACGAACGAGTTCATGATGCTC from Hemitrygon akajei chromosome 28, sHemAka1.3, whole genome shotgun sequence encodes:
- the LOC140717517 gene encoding histone H2B-like translates to MPDPPKPAPKKGAKKALAKPASKSGKKRRRSRKESYAIYIYKVMKQVHPDTGISSKAMSIMNSFVSDIFERIAGEASRLAHYNKRSTISSREIQTAVRLLLPGELAKHAVSEGTKAVTKYTSSK